Proteins found in one Brachyspira murdochii DSM 12563 genomic segment:
- the fabD gene encoding ACP S-malonyltransferase: MSNIAFLFPGQGSQCAGMGKSLYDNVAESKAIFDKAANILDDVDIKALCFEGTEDDLKKTENTQPALVTVGIAVYEALKAKGIKGNLFAGHSLGEITALSAAGYISFEDAVKIARTRGLLMAKAGADAPYGMAAVLGLSYDDVAKCMPENKEVVAANYNLKDQIVISGLLSAIEAVTPKLQEAGAKRVLPLKVSGAFHSPFMKPAADSLKEFLEKIEFHKNDNKVLSNVTAEVHEFDSIKENLYKQMFSTVRWYESMLNIQKQGITKVFECGPGKVLVGMSKKITPDIDAISVFDIDSLNAACN; encoded by the coding sequence ATGTCAAATATAGCATTTTTATTTCCGGGTCAAGGTTCGCAATGTGCTGGTATGGGAAAATCTTTATATGACAATGTTGCTGAATCTAAAGCAATATTCGATAAGGCTGCAAATATATTAGATGATGTAGATATTAAAGCACTATGCTTTGAAGGAACAGAAGATGATCTTAAAAAAACAGAAAATACTCAGCCTGCTTTGGTTACAGTAGGTATTGCTGTTTATGAAGCATTAAAAGCAAAAGGAATAAAAGGAAATTTATTCGCAGGACATAGCTTGGGAGAAATTACTGCCCTTTCTGCTGCAGGATATATATCGTTTGAAGATGCTGTAAAAATAGCAAGAACAAGAGGTCTTTTAATGGCTAAAGCTGGTGCTGATGCTCCATATGGAATGGCTGCAGTGCTTGGATTAAGTTATGATGATGTTGCTAAATGTATGCCTGAAAATAAAGAGGTTGTTGCTGCTAATTATAATTTAAAAGATCAAATAGTTATATCCGGTTTATTAAGTGCAATTGAAGCAGTTACTCCTAAACTTCAGGAGGCTGGTGCTAAAAGAGTATTGCCTCTAAAAGTATCCGGTGCTTTCCACTCTCCATTTATGAAACCTGCTGCTGACAGTTTAAAAGAGTTTTTAGAAAAAATAGAGTTTCATAAAAACGATAATAAAGTTTTGTCTAATGTTACAGCAGAAGTTCATGAATTTGATTCTATAAAAGAAAATTTATATAAACAAATGTTCTCTACTGTTAGATGGTACGAAAGCATGCTTAATATACAAAAACAAGGTATAACAAAAGTATTTGAATGCGGACCGGGTAAAGTTTTAGTAGGTATGAGCAAAAAAATCACTCCAGACATTGATGCTATTTCTGTATTTGATATAGACTCTTTAAATGCTGCTTGTAATTAA
- the ahpC gene encoding alkyl hydroperoxide reductase subunit C — protein MSLINKKLIDFKVEAYQNGEFKTVEKKDVLGKWSVFFFYPADFTFVCPTELADLNTVYEDLKKINCEVYSVSADTHFVHKAWADATETIKNLKYTMLGDPTGVLGRFFEVYVDEAGQNFRGSFIVNPEGQIKAYEVHDMGIGRDANELLRKVQAAQYVAEHGGEVCPAKWKPGAKTLKPGIDLVGKL, from the coding sequence ATGAGCTTAATCAATAAAAAACTAATAGATTTCAAAGTAGAAGCCTATCAAAACGGCGAGTTTAAAACTGTTGAAAAGAAAGATGTATTAGGTAAATGGAGTGTATTTTTCTTCTATCCTGCTGACTTTACATTTGTATGTCCTACAGAATTAGCAGATTTAAATACTGTTTATGAAGATTTAAAAAAGATCAACTGCGAAGTATATTCAGTATCAGCAGACACTCACTTTGTACATAAAGCTTGGGCAGATGCTACAGAAACAATTAAAAATCTTAAATACACTATGCTTGGGGACCCAACAGGAGTATTAGGAAGATTTTTTGAAGTTTATGTAGATGAAGCTGGTCAGAATTTCCGCGGAAGCTTTATTGTAAACCCAGAAGGTCAAATCAAAGCTTATGAAGTACATGATATGGGAATCGGAAGAGATGCTAATGAATTATTACGTAAAGTACAAGCTGCTCAATATGTAGCTGAACATGGCGGCGAAGTTTGTCCTGCTAAATGGAAACCGGGTGCTAAAACTTTAAAACCTGGTATTGATTTGGTTGGTAAGCTATAA